One window of the Indicator indicator isolate 239-I01 chromosome 13, UM_Iind_1.1, whole genome shotgun sequence genome contains the following:
- the OSTN gene encoding osteocrin: MLHFQLVVVHLALVVTLLQWHSSSVLLVEAALEPLEPSAALAMGAHPTASEEKSATDLAAKLFLLDELVSLENEVAETKRKRSFPGFGSPLDRISSTTVDAKGKQRKVVELPKRRFGAPLDRIGVSHLGNTKGASVLSD; encoded by the exons atgctgcactTCCAGCTTGTTGTGGTGCATTTGGCCCTTGTGGTTACCCTGCTGCAGTGGCACTCCAGCTCAGTACTCCTTGtggaggcagctctggag CCTTTGgagccttctgcagctctggccATGGGAGCACATCCCACTGCCAGTGAAGAGAAATCAGCCACTGACCTGGCAGCCAAACTGTTCCTTCTGGATGAGCTGGTGTCTCTGGAGAATGAGGTGGCTGAGaccaagaggaaaagaagtttCCCAGGCTTTGGCTCTCCACTTGACAGAATTTCTTCCACCACTGTGGATGCCAAAGGCAAACAGAG AAAAGTGGTTGAGCTGCCTAAGAGAAGGTTTGGAGCCCCTCTGGACAGGATTGGAGTGAGCCATCTTGGCAACACCAAGG GTGCTTCTGTTCTGAGTGATTGA